One genomic segment of Streptococcus salivarius includes these proteins:
- a CDS encoding glucosyl transferase produces the protein MITKRTNPKKHLVALSCATALATFTLLARPAFADEAKTPETSSQPTEILAPAQETAVTNVEVKAPTTNPISTNTELPTSTSTVLSEAPSSEVASSELASESPVEITSEQEISNQDNQANKAIPIKTATSEASTTKTSAEKVTEPVPVEETKTPTKNSVQPAPIDENEKPVTPSVTLENAPHISGGHYYSDDNGNWYYKDANGKNLVGLNYVDNVPVYFSQDGIQIKGGFAEDGRYYDKDSGALVTKTFKELLTYIGRDDINGQNIYTTDWYYLDADGRPLKGPQNLGGTNMYFFPNGAQVKGRFAPDGHYYDKDSGALVTNRFVHIYNWNFQNQDGNRVLKFMLTIPNDSAIGSDGKSHFIDMSHYPLSSKDLDREDFYYYVDAKGDKLTGPQTLNGIHVYFDQNGRQLRSEFKFDEDGTVHYYDAKNGARAENTIVRTNTGAFKFDANGNGHLMEPGEETDTPVIPTISLDKAPRVFGGHYYSDNEGNWYYKDANGKNLIGLNFVDNIPVYFDKDGKQVKGRFAEDGRYFDKDSGALVTKRYLETEDGNWVYVNDKGDKLKGEQTINGVKVYFDDFTGIQVKGHFAPNGKYYDKDSGALVTNAFKEILTYIGRDDINNQNVYTTAWYYLDADGKPLTGPQTFGNSRFYFLPNGAQVKGRFAPDGHYYDKNSGALVTDSFVHVYNWNYRNLDGDRIFHFTITIPGNDLVDQDGQYPRESKDLDREDFYYYVDAKGDKLTGPQTLNGIHVYFDQNGRQLRGEFKFDDDGTVHYYDAKNGARAENTIVRTNTGAFKFDADGNGHLMGPGEV, from the coding sequence ATGATTACGAAAAGGACTAACCCAAAGAAACACCTTGTGGCACTTTCTTGCGCAACCGCTCTAGCTACTTTTACTTTACTCGCACGACCTGCATTTGCGGATGAAGCGAAAACACCTGAAACTTCTAGTCAACCAACTGAGATTCTTGCACCTGCACAAGAAACTGCAGTAACTAATGTTGAGGTCAAAGCACCTACTACAAATCCTATTTCAACTAATACTGAGCTACCTACTAGTACAAGTACGGTTCTTAGTGAAGCTCCTAGCAGTGAAGTCGCATCATCTGAATTAGCAAGCGAATCACCAGTAGAAATCACTTCTGAACAAGAAATTAGCAATCAAGATAATCAGGCAAATAAAGCTATACCTATTAAAACGGCAACTTCAGAAGCCTCTACTACAAAAACTTCGGCAGAAAAAGTCACTGAACCTGTTCCTGTCGAAGAAACAAAAACACCTACAAAAAACAGTGTACAACCTGCCCCAATCGATGAAAATGAAAAGCCAGTCACACCTTCTGTAACACTTGAAAATGCACCTCATATTTCTGGTGGACATTATTATAGTGATGATAATGGTAACTGGTATTACAAGGATGCAAATGGCAAAAATCTTGTCGGGCTGAACTATGTGGATAATGTTCCTGTTTACTTTAGCCAAGACGGTATTCAAATCAAAGGTGGTTTTGCAGAGGATGGCCGATACTATGACAAAGATTCTGGTGCTCTTGTAACCAAGACCTTTAAAGAACTCTTAACTTATATTGGTCGTGATGATATCAACGGTCAAAACATTTATACTACTGATTGGTACTACCTTGATGCCGACGGACGGCCACTTAAAGGTCCTCAAAATCTTGGTGGTACAAACATGTACTTCTTCCCTAATGGAGCACAAGTTAAGGGACGTTTTGCTCCTGATGGACATTACTATGACAAAGATTCTGGTGCGCTTGTAACTAATAGATTTGTTCATATTTATAACTGGAATTTCCAAAATCAAGACGGAAATCGTGTTCTTAAATTTATGCTTACTATTCCGAACGACTCTGCTATAGGATCTGACGGTAAATCACACTTTATTGATATGAGTCATTACCCACTTTCTAGCAAAGATTTAGATCGTGAAGATTTCTACTACTATGTTGATGCTAAAGGGGATAAACTGACAGGACCTCAAACCCTAAACGGCATCCATGTTTACTTCGACCAAAATGGTAGACAACTTAGAAGTGAGTTCAAATTTGACGAAGATGGTACCGTTCATTATTACGATGCAAAAAACGGTGCACGCGCTGAAAATACCATTGTCAGAACCAACACTGGTGCCTTCAAATTCGATGCAAATGGTAATGGACATTTGATGGAACCTGGTGAAGAAACAGACACTCCCGTCATTCCTACAATCTCCCTAGACAAGGCACCACGAGTTTTTGGTGGTCACTATTATAGTGATAACGAGGGCAACTGGTACTACAAGGATGCAAACGGTAAAAACCTCATCGGTCTCAACTTCGTTGACAACATTCCAGTCTACTTTGACAAGGATGGCAAACAAGTCAAAGGACGTTTTGCAGAGGATGGTCGCTATTTTGATAAAGACTCTGGTGCACTTGTAACAAAACGCTATCTTGAAACTGAAGATGGCAACTGGGTTTACGTCAATGATAAAGGTGATAAACTCAAGGGAGAACAAACTATCAATGGTGTTAAAGTCTACTTTGATGATTTCACTGGTATACAAGTCAAGGGACATTTTGCACCAAATGGTAAATACTATGATAAAGATTCTGGTGCTCTCGTAACCAATGCTTTTAAAGAAATCTTAACTTATATTGGTCGTGATGACATCAACAATCAAAATGTCTATACTACTGCCTGGTACTATCTCGATGCTGATGGTAAGCCATTAACAGGACCTCAAACCTTTGGAAATAGTCGCTTTTACTTCCTTCCTAATGGCGCACAAGTCAAGGGACGCTTCGCCCCTGATGGACACTATTATGATAAAAACTCTGGTGCTCTCGTCACTGATAGCTTTGTTCATGTCTACAACTGGAATTACCGAAATCTCGATGGTGATCGCATCTTCCACTTCACTATTACCATTCCTGGAAATGATCTCGTAGATCAGGATGGACAGTACCCAAGAGAAAGTAAAGATTTAGATCGTGAAGATTTCTACTACTATGTTGATGCTAAAGGGGATAAACTGACAGGACCTCAAACCTTAAACGGCATTCATGTTTACTTCGACCAAAACGGTAGACAACTTAGAGGTGAATTCAAATTTGACGATGACGGAACTGTCCACTATTACGATGCTAAGAATGGGGCACGCGCTGAAAATACCATTGTTAGAACAAACACTGGTGCCTTCAAATTCGATGCTGACGGTAATGGACATTTGATGGGACCTGGTGAAGTATAA
- a CDS encoding glucosyl transferase → MNTEMNYPWHVYKKHLVALSCVTALAAFSLVARPAFAEEVKASDTNAKTEVVAPAIENVVATVETKTLDENPTATTTDAPTGTSIINSEATSVTTDTTAIPETAKPASEASSTVISETNSTRSEIPTSKTGATVSETASMENARYEDISENRLKTDVSSFNNDENTEIQDEDPEENITGGQWYSDVQGSWHYKKDGKDLIGAHVVDNQHVYFHEDGKQAKGESVQRNNHYYFYDQNLGHRITEQFVKVADFPHDEYRYFGKYGVAVTGWQDINGNRYYFYPDTAYRVSIPWYQGDWDDFHKVYIDSKPYYFGHDGELWRNRYVRSLGGIPGGYKSMDFGTFYLGDDGQYVTGWQKKGEKEYYYFEYGRQARGIGFNNNDSQTNVMGQFIRFPEGIRYFEPYTGELVKNRMIYNDKNMLFEYSHGYIPGWLYFDKDGIAVTGLQQVWGEYYYFRDAAGLPIRVQGEIVDYKGHKLYFDPNNGQMWRNRNANIDGKNYHIDENGYLTEI, encoded by the coding sequence ATGAATACTGAAATGAATTATCCATGGCACGTGTACAAGAAGCACCTTGTGGCACTTTCTTGTGTAACCGCACTAGCTGCTTTTTCCCTAGTTGCTCGCCCTGCATTTGCGGAAGAAGTAAAAGCATCTGATACGAATGCTAAGACCGAAGTTGTCGCACCTGCTATAGAAAATGTAGTGGCTACTGTTGAGACTAAGACACTTGATGAAAATCCAACAGCAACTACAACAGATGCACCAACAGGCACAAGCATTATCAATAGCGAAGCTACAAGTGTTACCACTGATACTACAGCTATTCCTGAAACAGCTAAACCCGCTTCAGAGGCTTCAAGTACAGTTATCTCTGAAACAAATTCAACAAGATCAGAAATACCTACTTCTAAAACAGGAGCTACAGTAAGTGAAACTGCTAGTATGGAAAACGCTAGATATGAGGACATCTCAGAAAATCGACTTAAGACTGATGTTTCTTCCTTCAATAACGATGAAAACACAGAAATTCAAGACGAAGATCCTGAAGAAAATATTACAGGTGGTCAATGGTATAGTGACGTACAAGGTAGTTGGCACTACAAAAAAGACGGTAAAGACCTTATAGGCGCACACGTTGTTGACAATCAGCACGTGTATTTCCATGAAGATGGTAAACAAGCCAAAGGTGAGTCTGTCCAACGTAATAACCATTATTATTTCTACGACCAGAATCTAGGGCATAGGATAACTGAACAGTTTGTCAAGGTAGCTGATTTTCCTCACGATGAATACCGTTACTTTGGTAAATATGGTGTGGCTGTAACAGGCTGGCAAGATATTAATGGAAACCGTTACTATTTCTATCCTGACACTGCGTATAGAGTCTCCATTCCTTGGTACCAAGGAGATTGGGATGACTTCCATAAAGTTTACATTGATAGCAAGCCATACTACTTTGGACATGATGGTGAACTTTGGCGAAACCGCTATGTCAGATCTCTAGGGGGAATTCCTGGTGGCTATAAGAGCATGGATTTCGGAACATTTTACCTCGGCGACGACGGACAATACGTTACAGGCTGGCAAAAGAAAGGCGAAAAAGAATATTATTATTTTGAATACGGACGACAAGCTCGAGGAATCGGATTCAACAACAATGACAGCCAAACCAATGTTATGGGGCAATTTATTAGGTTCCCAGAAGGTATCCGTTACTTTGAACCTTATACTGGTGAACTTGTCAAAAATCGTATGATTTATAACGACAAGAATATGCTTTTTGAATATTCACATGGTTATATTCCTGGATGGCTCTATTTCGATAAAGACGGTATTGCAGTAACTGGACTTCAACAAGTTTGGGGTGAATACTACTACTTCCGTGATGCAGCTGGTCTCCCAATAAGAGTTCAGGGAGAAATTGTAGACTACAAGGGACATAAGCTTTACTTCGATCCAAACAATGGTCAAATGTGGCGTAATCGTAATGCCAATATTGATGGAAAAAATTATCATATTGATGAAAACGGCTACCTTACAGAGATTTAA
- a CDS encoding KxYKxGKxW signal peptide domain-containing protein — protein MEKKVHFKLHKVKKHWVTIAVTGLALGLSFAGLNYASAEEQPTPVNEATVEAIIKEGAIDVDAPASNEATAKPAENTVATASSEAATVSETPVVTSEVTSTETISEKTSSEVTSTASSELANSETAHSEVSATTSESVTAENVSPVGDIPNENTTRGTDRSAFTEKRNGFVTEKEERIETENYLGSLITTRHPYYVTYYYDNNGNKLMGWQDINGERYYFKKEREHPGFETIDGKLYYFTDSARMLHDEFVEENGQTYYLGSDGVRVSGLQDIKGQTYYFNPDRNGQLSYGLNVVGDKLYLFGDAGKENAGQLVKDTHLNNGDFKLNIDPNGIVTVANNHPAFLQDNGGHWYYMDKDGKLVTGLQTIDGLTYYFDSNGRQVKGERRKVNGKSYFYDPDNGALVTNRLVTFKAGRFIPEENYAKEIRFDFAPYSNYDSKEHPELERYYFGADGLPVTGWQTINGNRYFFQDDGNMVVHRFFNNYYFYNDGTIARNRRLNIPTHYIMREFPNIYEFDNDGVGKFISSDFKDLRPKSAHFSQDKEGYWYYYDEYGQPGVGAETIDGYDMYFHLGTHRQAKGEFVDIDGKVYYFDKDNGRKVKDTTFDFDGKTYVADQSGVLSIKSQSTERNRYISDSEGNWYYVNDKGYLLLGAHTIDNVNVYFGTNGVQYKGHFAPDNHYYDKDNGALVTDRLVEDGGKEFYVDEKGKKFHGAKYLDGIQYYFSYGEKVKGEFNYPYRGDHYYDKETGALVTGKYFEHKNNWYYANSKGNILTGRRVIDGKHVYFYDDDYGQYKGIQAKDKLIILGGKTYYYLPGSGNRADNVTLTINHVTYYFDNDGVGHILR, from the coding sequence ATGGAAAAGAAAGTACATTTTAAACTTCACAAAGTTAAAAAACATTGGGTAACTATTGCAGTGACAGGACTTGCTTTGGGATTGAGTTTTGCTGGCCTTAACTATGCTTCAGCTGAAGAACAACCTACCCCTGTTAATGAAGCAACTGTTGAAGCCATCATCAAAGAAGGCGCTATTGACGTCGATGCTCCAGCAAGTAATGAAGCCACAGCTAAACCTGCAGAAAACACAGTTGCTACCGCTTCGAGCGAAGCCGCCACAGTATCAGAAACACCAGTAGTCACCTCTGAAGTTACTTCAACAGAAACTATTTCTGAAAAAACAAGCTCTGAAGTCACAAGTACAGCTAGTTCGGAACTAGCTAATTCTGAAACTGCACATTCTGAGGTGAGTGCAACAACTAGTGAGAGTGTTACAGCTGAGAATGTGTCACCTGTCGGTGATATCCCAAACGAAAATACCACAAGAGGAACTGACCGTTCTGCCTTTACTGAAAAAAGGAATGGATTTGTTACCGAAAAAGAAGAACGTATTGAAACAGAAAACTATCTAGGAAGTCTTATCACTACAAGACATCCTTATTACGTAACTTATTACTACGATAACAACGGTAATAAGCTTATGGGATGGCAAGATATTAATGGTGAACGCTATTATTTCAAAAAAGAGCGAGAACATCCTGGTTTCGAAACTATTGATGGAAAACTCTATTACTTTACAGATAGTGCACGTATGCTCCATGATGAATTTGTTGAAGAAAATGGTCAAACTTACTATCTAGGTAGCGATGGCGTGCGAGTTTCTGGCTTACAAGATATCAAAGGACAAACCTATTACTTTAATCCTGATAGAAACGGTCAACTTAGCTATGGCTTGAACGTGGTCGGAGACAAGCTCTATCTGTTTGGAGATGCTGGCAAAGAAAATGCAGGACAATTAGTTAAAGACACACATCTCAACAACGGTGATTTCAAACTGAATATTGATCCTAATGGTATCGTTACGGTGGCAAATAACCATCCAGCTTTTCTACAAGATAATGGTGGTCACTGGTACTATATGGATAAAGATGGAAAACTAGTTACTGGACTACAAACCATTGATGGTTTGACTTATTACTTTGATTCGAATGGTAGACAGGTCAAGGGTGAACGCCGTAAGGTCAATGGTAAATCCTATTTTTACGACCCAGATAACGGCGCCCTTGTGACGAACCGACTCGTCACCTTCAAAGCTGGACGATTCATTCCTGAAGAAAACTATGCTAAAGAAATAAGATTTGACTTTGCTCCTTATTCCAATTATGACAGCAAAGAACATCCTGAACTCGAAAGGTATTATTTTGGTGCCGATGGCCTACCAGTCACAGGATGGCAAACCATCAATGGTAATAGGTACTTTTTCCAAGATGATGGAAACATGGTCGTGCACAGATTTTTCAATAACTATTACTTCTACAATGATGGAACTATTGCTAGAAATAGACGATTGAATATTCCTACGCACTATATTATGAGAGAATTTCCAAATATCTATGAATTTGATAATGATGGGGTTGGTAAATTCATTTCTAGTGATTTTAAGGACCTTCGACCTAAGAGCGCTCATTTTTCTCAAGATAAAGAGGGCTACTGGTACTACTACGATGAGTATGGACAACCTGGTGTTGGTGCCGAAACTATTGATGGCTATGACATGTATTTCCATTTAGGAACTCATCGCCAAGCTAAGGGAGAGTTCGTTGATATCGATGGCAAGGTTTACTATTTTGATAAAGATAACGGTCGAAAGGTTAAAGATACAACTTTTGATTTCGATGGTAAGACCTATGTGGCAGACCAATCTGGTGTCCTCAGCATTAAAAGTCAATCAACTGAACGAAACCGCTATATTAGTGATTCCGAAGGTAACTGGTACTATGTCAATGACAAGGGTTACCTCCTCCTTGGTGCTCATACCATTGATAACGTCAACGTTTATTTCGGCACCAATGGTGTCCAATACAAAGGCCATTTTGCTCCTGATAATCACTATTACGATAAAGATAACGGTGCTTTAGTAACAGATAGATTGGTTGAGGATGGCGGCAAAGAGTTTTATGTTGATGAAAAAGGAAAGAAGTTTCACGGTGCTAAATACTTGGACGGAATTCAGTACTACTTTAGCTACGGCGAAAAAGTGAAAGGTGAGTTTAATTATCCATACCGTGGTGATCATTATTATGACAAAGAGACTGGTGCCCTTGTAACCGGAAAATACTTCGAACATAAGAATAACTGGTATTATGCAAATAGTAAGGGAAATATTCTGACTGGTAGAAGAGTTATCGATGGCAAGCATGTCTACTTCTACGATGATGATTATGGACAATATAAGGGTATACAAGCTAAAGATAAACTCATCATTTTAGGTGGTAAGACTTACTATTATCTTCCTGGCTCTGGTAATCGTGCTGATAATGTAACCTTGACAATCAATCACGTTACTTATTACTTCGATAATGACGGGGTTGGCCATATCCTTCGATAG
- a CDS encoding KxYKxGKxW signal peptide domain-containing protein, producing MEKKVHFKLHKVKKHWVTIAVTGLALGLSFAGLNYASAEEQPTPVNEATVEATIKEGAIDVDAPASNEATTKPTENTAATASSETATVSETPVASSEVASTEIVSEKPSFEVTSTASSEASNSETVHSEVSATNTPTNNENLIISTSPDKTTLDTSQKDGDFTITVEAEGITKKTDKRESFVSDANGVTYYVDTKGQLVTGPKEINGFQYYFNNDGTMVKGQLRKVDDKLHFYDENDGKLVTDRFITFKDSHYIPEENYSKVVYFNEPAYIEPNYYVMPGLERYYFDKNGNTLEKGRQTILGDDYYIYDNGQVAVHRLMELDHKRYYFDDKGALAKNKQFPIIEKGLRKSMPYVFYSDHNGVADYLNKQLNIVTYPFPIYYTLPSENNIEYPKNQFMMDYEGRWYYFNKDGFPVTGPKTIDGFELYFHESSRPEGHQAKGEFINIDNKIYYFDKDNGRKVKDTSFELNGIHYIADKEGNITIQGDSRFHNQYVSDDKGNWYYYNSDGNKLIGEQTIDNVKVYFKDSGVQVKGHFAPNGHFYDKDSGELVTNAYVEDNGNWYYVDENGQKLIGNQIVDSYHVCFDGNGRQLKGEASYSNSGLPKHYYDLHNGQMVINSLIQIDGKTYKADNEGKLSEVPYALNYRNQIVTDEFENSYYYDYQGMMVKNQYVTIYHLENDYLNPKIRKVTYYAGYDGKFLHGPQTINGVAVYFNAYGEQIKDQFADDGYYYDKDTGARVNLGVNRSVMINGKWYYVDQNGKQSKGEFIKQGGNKYYYDKINGERVIGTLFEVNDKLYISDQEGVITEKKDDIKKNGLFYDDYHNIHYMNDNGHLARNLYVPSNHNGFSDDTKPFYYFGSEGIALKEEHTINGETVFFDENGEQVKGGFAKNGKYYDKHTGNLARNTFRERTVRIAREWRANGISTTFRYYLDNSGYKVSGYQTINGEDYYFYPDGPQLKGDFAPDGRYHDKDTGALVTKRYVQIKPWHFITDLGNEPIDHNYVQVFQFDRYPSLADTSTGAITRYFGKKYSNSWYYVDENSQKVTGHKTIDNVKVYFDKDGKQAKGIVADDGYYYDKNTGELVDLGRDKFVDIDGYRYYVGSDGKCYKGEQKIGDDYYYFHDDGRLGYDELRTIWAGNDYFYHYYYPKTGKRAKNVDITFNHSIRYKVKAEVVHFDENGDGRVIKYIYE from the coding sequence ATGGAAAAGAAAGTACATTTTAAACTTCACAAAGTAAAAAAACATTGGGTAACTATTGCAGTGACAGGACTAGCTTTGGGATTGAGTTTTGCAGGTCTCAACTATGCTTCAGCTGAAGAACAACCTACCCCTGTTAATGAAGCAACTGTTGAAGCCACCATCAAAGAAGGCGCTATTGACGTCGATGCTCCAGCAAGTAATGAAGCCACAACTAAACCTACAGAAAATACAGCTGCTACCGCTTCGAGCGAAACTGCCACAGTGTCAGAAACACCAGTAGCTAGCTCTGAAGTGGCTTCAACAGAAATTGTTTCTGAAAAACCAAGCTTTGAAGTCACAAGCACAGCTAGTTCGGAAGCATCTAATTCTGAAACTGTTCATTCTGAGGTAAGTGCAACAAATACACCTACAAACAACGAAAACCTCATCATAAGTACTTCTCCTGATAAAACAACTTTAGATACCTCACAAAAAGATGGCGATTTCACCATCACTGTTGAAGCGGAAGGTATCACAAAAAAGACAGATAAAAGAGAGAGTTTCGTTTCAGATGCAAATGGTGTTACCTATTATGTAGATACAAAAGGGCAGCTGGTTACTGGACCAAAAGAAATCAACGGTTTCCAATATTACTTTAACAATGACGGCACTATGGTAAAAGGGCAACTTAGGAAAGTTGACGATAAACTCCACTTTTACGATGAAAACGATGGCAAGCTAGTAACAGACCGTTTTATTACATTCAAAGACAGCCACTATATTCCAGAAGAAAACTATAGTAAAGTTGTTTACTTCAATGAACCTGCTTATATCGAACCAAACTATTATGTAATGCCTGGATTAGAACGTTACTATTTCGATAAAAATGGTAACACACTTGAGAAAGGTCGTCAGACAATTTTAGGTGATGACTATTACATCTATGACAATGGCCAAGTTGCTGTTCATAGACTAATGGAATTAGATCACAAACGCTACTACTTTGATGACAAAGGGGCCTTAGCCAAAAACAAACAATTTCCTATCATCGAAAAGGGTCTTCGGAAGTCTATGCCATATGTATTTTATTCAGACCACAATGGGGTGGCTGATTATCTCAATAAACAACTAAACATTGTGACTTATCCGTTCCCAATTTACTATACTCTTCCTTCAGAAAATAATATAGAATATCCAAAAAATCAATTTATGATGGACTACGAAGGTCGTTGGTATTACTTCAACAAAGACGGATTTCCAGTCACTGGACCTAAGACTATTGATGGCTTTGAACTCTACTTCCATGAATCATCTCGTCCAGAAGGACATCAAGCTAAAGGCGAATTCATTAATATTGATAATAAAATCTACTACTTTGACAAAGACAATGGCCGTAAAGTCAAGGACACTTCCTTTGAGTTAAACGGTATCCATTATATCGCAGATAAAGAGGGTAACATTACTATCCAAGGTGATTCTAGATTCCATAACCAATATGTCAGCGATGATAAAGGCAACTGGTATTACTACAACTCCGATGGCAATAAACTCATTGGCGAACAAACCATTGATAACGTCAAAGTTTACTTTAAGGACAGTGGAGTCCAAGTTAAAGGACACTTCGCTCCGAATGGACACTTTTATGACAAGGATAGTGGTGAACTTGTTACTAATGCTTATGTAGAAGACAATGGAAACTGGTACTATGTCGATGAAAATGGTCAAAAACTCATTGGAAACCAAATTGTTGATAGTTATCATGTTTGTTTTGACGGTAATGGTCGTCAACTAAAAGGTGAAGCTAGCTACTCAAATTCAGGTCTACCAAAACATTACTATGATTTGCATAATGGACAAATGGTTATCAACTCTCTTATTCAAATCGATGGAAAGACCTATAAAGCTGATAATGAAGGTAAACTCTCTGAGGTACCATATGCTTTAAACTATCGCAACCAAATTGTTACCGACGAATTTGAAAACAGCTATTATTATGACTACCAAGGAATGATGGTTAAAAATCAATACGTTACTATCTATCACCTAGAGAATGACTATCTTAACCCTAAAATTAGAAAAGTCACCTATTATGCAGGATATGACGGAAAATTCCTTCACGGTCCCCAAACAATAAATGGTGTTGCTGTTTATTTTAATGCCTATGGTGAACAAATCAAAGACCAGTTCGCAGACGATGGTTACTATTATGATAAAGATACCGGTGCTCGTGTTAATTTAGGTGTCAACCGATCAGTTATGATAAATGGTAAATGGTATTATGTTGACCAAAACGGAAAGCAATCTAAAGGAGAGTTTATTAAACAAGGAGGAAACAAATACTACTACGATAAAATTAATGGTGAGCGTGTCATTGGAACACTTTTTGAAGTGAACGATAAACTTTATATTTCAGATCAAGAAGGTGTCATTACTGAAAAGAAAGATGATATCAAAAAAAATGGACTGTTCTATGATGACTACCACAATATCCATTATATGAATGATAATGGTCATCTAGCTAGGAACTTATACGTTCCTTCTAACCACAATGGATTTAGCGATGATACAAAACCATTTTACTATTTTGGTTCCGAAGGAATCGCTTTAAAAGAGGAGCATACTATTAATGGTGAAACAGTATTCTTCGATGAAAATGGAGAGCAAGTAAAAGGAGGTTTCGCAAAAAACGGTAAATATTACGATAAACATACAGGTAACTTAGCAAGAAATACTTTCAGAGAGCGTACTGTAAGAATCGCTCGTGAATGGCGTGCTAATGGTATCTCAACTACATTCCGCTACTACCTAGATAATAGTGGCTACAAGGTGTCAGGTTATCAGACTATTAACGGTGAGGACTACTACTTCTACCCTGATGGACCACAATTAAAAGGGGATTTCGCACCAGATGGTAGATATCACGATAAAGACACCGGAGCTTTAGTCACAAAACGTTATGTTCAAATAAAACCTTGGCATTTTATCACCGACCTAGGTAATGAGCCTATCGACCATAATTATGTTCAAGTATTTCAATTCGATAGATACCCTAGTCTAGCAGACACCTCAACTGGTGCAATTACTAGATATTTTGGTAAAAAATATTCTAATAGTTGGTACTACGTCGATGAAAATAGTCAAAAGGTAACTGGACACAAAACTATCGATAATGTGAAGGTTTACTTTGATAAAGATGGTAAACAAGCTAAAGGTATTGTTGCTGATGATGGTTATTACTATGACAAGAATACTGGTGAACTTGTTGACTTAGGACGTGACAAATTCGTTGACATTGACGGTTATCGTTACTATGTTGGTAGTGATGGTAAATGTTATAAGGGTGAACAAAAGATTGGAGATGATTACTACTATTTTCACGATGATGGTAGACTAGGCTACGATGAATTGCGAACAATTTGGGCGGGAAATGACTACTTCTACCATTATTATTACCCAAAAACTGGAAAACGTGCTAAAAATGTTGACATTACTTTTAATCACTCAATTCGTTACAAGGTGAAAGCTGAGGTTGTTCATTTCGATGAAAACGGTGATGGAAGAGTTATTAAATATATTTACGAATAA